One Rosa chinensis cultivar Old Blush chromosome 5, RchiOBHm-V2, whole genome shotgun sequence genomic region harbors:
- the LOC112201749 gene encoding FT-interacting protein 3, which produces MTNQEDFSLKETSPNISSRRISTGPVTSHDLVEHMQYLYVRIVKARELPLLCDPYVELKLGNYRGTTRPFQKTPNPVWNQVFAFPKDRIQDLTMEILVKDKAVVVDDQGQATIGKFSFIVPEAPMIIPPNSALAPEWYRLDGRNGVKIRGELMLSFWFGTQADEVFSEAWHADAAAVSEDCVSTTHSKVYLSPRLWYLRVNVIEAQDLILKVNSNKVETSDLFVTAGLGNLFTRSRISKNKSVNPKWNEDLMFVAAEPFDDPLVVSVVELVNKMEEHCIGMCVIPLSDVERRIGAAPPADKWYNLSMMVEGQQQEVKFASKLHMMISLDGGYHVLDEPTNNISDLLPSAKLLWRPPIGVLELGILNATGLSPIKNNKPSNQVWAYCVAKYGTKWVRTRTIVDSSEPKWNEQYTWEVYDPCTVITIGVFDNGHLQCGNNKLDLPMGKVRIRLSTLETDRVYTNSYPLVVPTPSGLKKMGEIQLAVRFSCSSLLNLLNQYSQPLLPKLHYILPLSIYQLATLRHQATNIISTRLGRAEPPLRKEVVDYMLDASAHIWSIRRGRANFNRIINLFDGFVALYKWFEEIRKWTNPIATGIVHVIFLVVLFFPGVILPTMFFYSCGLGIWRFRRRPRQIAFIDTELSTASNVTPEDLAEEFDPFPSGKNSIDDLRRRYDLLRSLGGRIQTVLGDIATLGERVQSLVSWRDPRATFMFVVFSFVAGVIAYVVPFRMLAIVAIFHELRHPSLRIDLPSFPQNFLRRMPARSDTMI; this is translated from the coding sequence ATGACTAACCAGGAAGACTTTTCCCTCAAGGAAACCTCACCGAACATTAGTAGCCGGAGGATCTCCACTGGTCCGGTGACTAGTCATGATCTTGTGGAGCACATGCAGTATCTGTATGTGAGGATTGTGAAAGCCAGAGAGTTGCCACTTCTCTGTGACCCTTATGTTGAACTGAAACTTGGAAACTACAGAGGAACCACAAGGCCCTTCCAGAAGACTCCAAATCCAGTATGGAACCAAGTGTTCGCTTTCCCCAAAGACAGAATTCAAGATCTAACTATGGAGATTTTGGTGAAGGACAAGGCTGTTGTCGTGGACGATCAAGGTCAAGCGACCATTGGCAAGTTTTCTTTCATTGTTCCTGAGGCTCCCATGATAATTCCCCCGAATAGTGCATTGGCACCGGAATGGTATAGGCTTGATGGTCGAAATGGGGTTAAGATTCGAGGAGAGTTGATGCTGTCCTTTTGGTTTGGAACACAGGCAGACGAGGTTTTTTCAGAAGCTTGGCACGCTGATGCGGCTGCGGTGAGTGAGGATTGTGTTTCAACTACTCATTCCAAAGTTTACCTTTCGCCTAGGCTTTGGTATCTTAGAGTGAATGTGATTGAAGCTCAGGATCTGATACTTAAAGTCAACAGTAACAAGGTAGAGACATCAGACTTGTTTGTGACAGCAGGTCTTGGGAACTTATTTACGAGAAGTAGAATTTCTAAAAATAAGAGTGTAAACCCGAAGTGGAATGAAGACCTAATGTTTGTTGCAGCAGAACCATTTGATGATCCTTTGGTTGTTAGTGTGGTGGAGTTGGTGAACAAAATGGAGGAGCATTGCATAGGGATGTGTGTGATTCCTCTAAGCGATGTGGAGAGGAGGATAGGGGCTGCTCCTCCCGCAGATAAGTGGTATAATCTTTCCATGATGGTTGAGGGCCAGCAGCAAGAGGTGAAGTTTGCTAGTAAGCTCCACATGATGATTAGTTTGGATGGGGGATACCATGTTCTTGATGAGCCTACTAATAATATTAGTGATCTTCTCCCGTCAGCAAAGTTATTGTGGAGACCTCCCATTGGGGTTTTGGAGTTGGGAATCTTGAATGCTACTGGACTATCACCTATAAAGAACAATAAGCCTTCGAATCAGGTCTGGGCATATTGTGTGGCGAAATATGGGACAAAGTGGGTAAGAACAAGGACGATTGTTGACAGTTCGGAGCCAAAATGGAATGAACAATATACTTGGGAAGTCTATGATCCATGTACAGTCATTACCATTGGAGTTTTTGACAATGGGCATCTACAATGTGGGAACAATAAACTGGATTTACCTATGGGGAAGGTAAGGATTCGGTTATCTACTCTCGAAACTGACAGGGTTTACACAAATTCTTATCCCCTTGTGGTTCCAACACCTTCTGGTTTAAAGAAGATGGGTGAAATCCAATTGGCTGTAAGATTTTCTTGTTCATCTTTGCTTAACTTGCTCAATCAATATTCACAGCCACTGCTCCCCAAATTGCATTACATTCTCCCACTATCTATATATCAGCTTGCTACCTTAAGGCACCAAGCCACTAATATTATCTCAACGAGGTTGGGTCGGGCTGAGCCACCATTAAGGAAAGAGGTTGTGGATTACATGCTGGATGCCAGTGCACATATATGGAGCATTAGAAGAGGCAGAGCCAATTTCAACAGGATCATCAATCTCTTTGATGGTTTTGTTGCACTTTACAAATGGTTTGAGGAGATCCGCAAATGGACTAATCCCATTGCCACAGGGATTGTCCACGTTATCTTCTTGGTTGTGCTTTTCTTTCCTGGTGTGATACTTCCCACTATGTTTTTCTACTCCTGTGGCCTAGGGATTTGGCGCTTCAGGAGGAGGCCTAGACAGATTGCATTCATAGATACTGAATTGTCTACTGCCTCCAATGTAACTCCAGAAGACTTGGCTGAGGAGTTTGATCCGTTTCCATCAGGAAAGAATAGCATTGATGATCTAAGAAGGAGATACGATTTACTACGTAGCCTTGGGGGAAGGATTCAGACAGTGCTTGGTGACATAGCAACTCTAGGGGAGAGAGTGCAATCTTTGGTGAGCTGGAGGGATCCAAGAGCTACATTTATGTTTGTTGTCTTCTCTTTTGTTGCTGGGGTAATAGCTTACGTTGTCCCTTTCAGAATGTTAGCTATTGTTGCAATCTTCCATGAGCTAAGGCACCCAAGTTTACGTATCGACCTCCCTTCATTCCCACAAAACTTTCTCAGGAGGATGCCAGCCAGATCTGATACAATGATTTGA
- the LOC112203326 gene encoding SKP1-like protein 20: MSTSDNSNSSIVQDSLPTAAVKEIKRLIFLRTAEEKVFELEEDVAMESDTLKKVFQENDVPPETILSFPYVQSWQMEKVIEYCTKKLELKKKGADDGEKEMKAFQAEFIQDVSATRIVQLLHVANQFEIEYFLNFLFESLAEKAKNTSVDTLFSDVIDDPRRDNSVLFGKF, from the coding sequence ATGTCGACTTCCGACAACAGCAACTCGTCCATCGTCCAAGACAGCCTCCCCACCGCCGCCGTCAAAGAAATAAAGAGGTTGATCTTTTTAAGGACCGCAGAGGAGAAGGTCTTTGAGTTGGAGGAAGACGTGGCAATGGAGTCAGATACTCTCAAGAAAGTCTTCCAGGAGAATGATGTTCCTCCCGAGACGATTCTGTCCTTCCCCTACGTGCAGAGCTGGCAGATGGAGAAGGTGATCGAGTACTGCACCAAGAAACTAGAGCTCAAGAAAAAGGGTGCTGACGATGGTGAGAAGGAAATGAAGGCCTTCCAGGCCGAGTTCATCCAGGACGTGAGTGCCACGAGAATAGTGCAACTGCTTCACGTTGCGAATCAATTTGAAATAGAGTATTTTCTGAACTTTTTGTTTGAGTCCTTGGCTGAAAAGGCCAAGAACACAAGTGTGGATACACTGTTCAGTGATGTGATAGATGATCCGCGCAGAGATAATTCAGTGCTGTTTGGAAAGTTTTGA
- the LOC112203327 gene encoding SKP1-like protein 4 has product MLIATEEKKISVRTSDGQEFELEENLAMESAIIKTSLDAFSRDDIILLPNVNSWEMVKIIEFFTKVQELETKFGVKFMEKKEGRFLEAFQAEFDKDLSDDNLRCLLWTVDYLGIEVLLENLCHLMAERTKNKTVESCRNLFGVQHDYTPEEEAEIREDYSWAFEGPEIEE; this is encoded by the coding sequence ATGTTGATCGCCACCGAAGAGAAGAAGATCTCCGTGAGGACGTCAGATGGCCAGGAGTTCGAGCTGGAAGAGAACCTGGCAATGGAATCGGCCATCATCAAAACCTCCCTCGATGCTTTTTCCAGGGACGACATTATTCTGCTCCCCAACGTGAATAGCTGGGAGATGGTGAAGATCATCGAGTTCTTCACCAAGGTTCAAGAGCTGGAGACCAAGTTCGGTGTTAAGTtcatggaaaagaaagagggtCGATTCCTTGAGGCATTCCAGGCCGAGTTCGACAAGGACTTGAGCGATGACAACTTGCGCTGTCTCCTTTGGACTGTGGATTACTTGGGAATTGAGGTTTTGCTAGAGAATTTGTGCCACTTAATGGCTGAGAGGACCAAGAATAAGACGGTCGAGTCTTGCAGGAATTTATTTGGAGTTCAGCATGATTATACTCCTGAAGAGGAAGCGGAAATTCGCGAGGATTATTCGTGGGCTTTCGAAGGCCCTGAAATTGAAGAATAG